Proteins encoded within one genomic window of Meriones unguiculatus strain TT.TT164.6M chromosome 20, Bangor_MerUng_6.1, whole genome shotgun sequence:
- the Pln gene encoding cardiac phospholamban produces the protein MEKVQYLTRSAIRRASTIEMPQQARQNLQNLFINFCLILICLLLICIIVMLL, from the coding sequence ATGGAAAAAGTCCAATACCTCACTCGCTCTGCTATCAGGAGGGCCTCAACTATTGAAATGCCTCAGCAAGCACGTCAAAATCTCCAGAACCTCTTTATCAATTTCTGTCTCATCTTGATATGTCTCCTACTGATCTGCATCATTGTGATGCTTCTATGA